Proteins from one Homalodisca vitripennis isolate AUS2020 chromosome 3, UT_GWSS_2.1, whole genome shotgun sequence genomic window:
- the LOC124358184 gene encoding uncharacterized protein LOC124358184 — protein MQVIAKEVVLFGQIFGGLPLKYKNDSSGGKEITFSFTVCVWGWVVIILQTCLPQITLYIDYHGRQYGDPIRMTSYTAIFAVMLDVISLNIMALVVFMMSFRHYKKFIEICYLLGKVDLYFGEKCESCEKPKVFAIVAYMITLCVTNVVQESFFESEGRNTFVYYIPVLTLYFVAASLFIQFTTVTQNIVTRFRLVNESIKKVVINKSFGQLLKNHDLANIVAIQDDTSCVTKLRELMDLYWLLCDAVKHANVFYGNQLLAAVFSAFVHIIITLYYLFLHLRPGQVSFLVMQGVWAITHVSHLVLLVRPSTDVTDAANETAPMICRLLNRDLSKNIRKQIASSVTTYLVILIQFQSNPASVTLFDRVNRITQ, from the exons ATGCAAGTTATAGCAAAGGAAGTAGTTCTGTTCGGCCAGATCTTTGGAGGCTTGCCTCTGAAGTACAAAAATGACTCTAGTGGTGGGAAAGAAATCACATTCTCTTTCACAGTGTGTGTGTGGGGTTGGGTTGTCATTATATTGCAGACCTGTCTGCCTCAGATAACACTCTACATAGACTACCACGGGAGACAATATGGAGATCCGATCCGCATGACGAGCTACACTGCAATATTTGCTGTCATGTTAGACGTCATATCTCTCAACATCATGGCTCTAGTCGTGTTCATGATGTCTTTCAGGCATTACAAGAAATTCATCGAGATATGTTATCTTTTGGGTAAAGTAGATCTGTATTTCGGTGAAAAATGTGAAAGCTGTGAAAAACCTAAAGTGTTTGCAATTGTCGCCTACATGATTACTCTGTGTGTGACCAATGTGGTGCAGGAGTCCTTCTTCGAATCCGAAGGACGTAACACGTTCGTGTACTATATCCCGGTGTTGACCCTGTACTTTGTCGCAGCATCCTTGTTCATCCAGTTCACCACAGTGACTCAGAACATAGTCACGCGATTCAGACTGGTCAACGAAAGCATCAAAAAGGTAGTGATTAATAAGAGTTTCGGTCAACTTTTGAAGAACCACGATTTAGCCAATATTGTGGCCATCCAAG ATGATACTTCCTGTGTCACCAAATTGAGGGAACTGATGGATTTGTACTGGTTGCTGTGTGACGCAGTAAAACACGCCAATGTGTTCTACGGTAACCAGTTGTTGGCTGCAGTGTTCTCTGCCTTTGTCCACATCATTATCACCCTCTACTATCTGTTCCTTCACTTGCGGCCGGGGCAGGTATCATTCCTTGTGATGCAAGGGGTCTGGGCCATCACCCACGTGTCCCACCTGGTCCTACTGGTGCGACCCAGCACTGACGTCACTGATGCT GCAAACGAGACAGCGCCCATGATATGCCGACTGTTGAATAGGGATTTGAGTAAGAATATCAGGAAACag